A genomic window from Lotus japonicus ecotype B-129 chromosome 1, LjGifu_v1.2 includes:
- the LOC130727182 gene encoding uncharacterized protein LOC130727182, giving the protein MTVNDYWVRVAMADDAVVAELLIRLKQQRASTKSPVMAALPFSWGQKQPRSRSRLTASVSRCDAAGAVSTRCSPTTPLSWSGGASPSATADGYEDSSRHHHASRSKATATSGYTGNSASAKKCRKKKTFAQLQEEETSLLKERVCLKKEIATTKASFEAERVKNQSLKRMKLDVGSKSHAKPSPASAALKSTLAGQPHQRIAPVTRVTQDDTHSQASETRPNGMESTGDSFFLIPDLNMMPSDDASFTVV; this is encoded by the exons ATGACTGTCAACGATTACTGGGTGCGAGTTGCCATGGCGGACGACGCCGTCGTCGCCGAGCTTCTGATTCGCCTCAAACAGCAACGTGCTTCAACCAAATCTCCGGTTATGGCCGCTCTGCCGTTCTCCTGGGGGCAAAAACAGCCACGCTCAAGATCGAGACTAACCGCTTCCGTCTCTCGCTGCGACGCTGCCGGCGCCGTTTCCACCAGATGCAGTCCAACCACTCCTCTCTCATGGAGCGGCGGCGCTTCTCCCTCCGCCACCGCCGATGGTTACGAAGACTccagccgccaccaccacgccTCCAGATCCAAG GCTACTGCTACAAGTGGATACACCGGCAACTCTGCCTCTGCCAAGAAGTGTAGAAAGAAGAAG ACATTTGCACAATTACAGGAAGAGGAGACCTCCCTGCTGAAGGAAAGGGTATGTTTAAAAAAG GAGATAGCAACTACAAAAGCAAGTTTTGAAGCAGAGAGGGTTAaaaatcagagtttgaagaggATGAAG CTTGATGTAGGATCAAAATCTCATGCCAAACCTAGTCCAGCATCTGCTGCACTGAAGAGTACACTTGCTGGTCAACCCCACCAGAGAATAGCCCCTGTGACACGTGTCACCCAGGATGACACTCATTCACAAGCATCAGAAACCAGGCCAAACGGGATGGAGTCAACAGGGGATAGCTTTTTCTTGATACCTGATCTAAACATGATGCCCTCTGATGATGCTTCCTTCACTGTGGTATGA